One Bacteroidales bacterium DNA segment encodes these proteins:
- a CDS encoding IS5 family transposase, with translation MKTYPSDLTESQWQVIENLIDPNQRKRKYCLRDIMNALLYITKSGIQWRMLPKDYAPWESVYYYFRKWKRDGLIEETHDFLVEKVRIGIGKKPTPSVGIIDSQSVKACNLCEGDVGYDGGKKTKGRKRHIVVDTLGLVMIIVIHAANIHDSVGAREVMKSLKDKYLTGIRKIFADGGYMGELIEWVWLQFGWTLEIVKRNETGTFKVLPKRWIVERTFAWLSFHRRMSKDYERLPESGIAFIQLSMIRLMVNRISI, from the coding sequence ATGAAAACCTATCCAAGCGATTTGACCGAAAGCCAGTGGCAAGTTATAGAAAATCTTATTGATCCTAACCAAAGAAAGAGAAAATACTGCCTCCGGGATATTATGAATGCGCTTCTTTACATTACTAAAAGCGGAATACAGTGGCGAATGCTTCCCAAAGATTATGCACCATGGGAATCTGTTTATTATTACTTCCGTAAGTGGAAGAGAGATGGCTTGATCGAAGAGACGCATGATTTCCTTGTAGAAAAAGTCAGAATAGGTATTGGCAAAAAGCCTACACCATCGGTTGGTATTATTGACAGCCAAAGTGTAAAGGCTTGTAATCTTTGTGAAGGAGATGTTGGGTATGACGGCGGAAAAAAGACCAAAGGAAGAAAGCGGCACATTGTTGTTGATACTCTGGGCTTGGTTATGATTATCGTTATTCATGCTGCCAATATCCATGATAGTGTCGGCGCAAGAGAAGTTATGAAGTCCTTGAAAGACAAGTACCTTACGGGTATTCGGAAAATATTTGCAGATGGAGGTTATATGGGTGAATTGATTGAGTGGGTATGGCTTCAGTTTGGATGGACGCTGGAAATTGTGAAAAGAAATGAAACAGGCACATTCAAAGTCTTGCCCAAACGCTGGATTGTAGAACGAACATTTGCCTGGCTTTCTTTTCATCGAAGAATGTCTAAAGATTATGAAAGGTTACCCGAATCTGGTATCGCTTTTATCCAGTTATCCATGATTCGGTTAATGGTTAATCGAATTTCTATATGA